From one Coregonus clupeaformis isolate EN_2021a unplaced genomic scaffold, ASM2061545v1 scaf0558, whole genome shotgun sequence genomic stretch:
- the LOC121548315 gene encoding ankyrin repeat domain-containing protein 11 isoform X2, whose product MPKGGGSKTPQLEDFPLNTDMVEKQGGKKDKVLSNKTPKLDRSDGVKEMKEKASKRKLPFTVGANGDQKDSDSEKQGPERKRIKKEPTNTRKSGLPFGMGMPGIRAGYPLSERQQVALLMQMTAEESVNSPDTTPKHQSQSSLGQKGTPNSASKTKDKVNKRNERGETRLHRSAIRGEARRIKELISEGADVNVKDFAGWTALHEACNRGYYDVAKQLLAAGAEVNTKGLDDDTPLHDASNNGHFKVVKLLLRYGGDPRQSNRRGETALKVANSPTMLNLLLGKGTYTSSEESSSESSEEEDAPSFAPSSSVEGNNTDSEFEKGLKLIGKKELDQPLSTTTTPVKDEYEFDEDDEEERVPPVDDKHLLKKEFRKESPSITKASGLISIPKGEVVKTYSKSNSLTPKKTVRRILSDSSDEDDETLCFTPMPTPRQPAPPTNTKARDSATLSSKQQKEKTKVKKKRKKETKNNVSKEVRFGKVNDKFCTSDSDCGDIGSEDDKGSMKSSNCIKDSTMSLKESSAFSTHSASSSSSSHGSMSSQKLTPSLTEHNPKQWRTDGWKTVSSPVWSDVSSLSDSVRTRLSSESDYSSADSSVESVKQVKKKAQENRKKNNVHTNALDKKNSDFHKNSNTDSTVSKMDKDGKVLKKHKVKHKHKNKEKEKAPSLVLNQDMNEKFVKSFSFDFDDSRQKSLLVEAESPAESKVKLSKHEKEHLKKEDRLSKGKSEDRDWSSGKEVQRTAKEEKSKKTKESTKEKPSKEEREKPLKTEKEKSLKEKEKPKEEKQQKIHKEEKKKKSKDKSSKPDRKSSEQKEEKHIKVDKEKNAREEKEKSKKEKVQKEEPDYEVYDVSNRFLNLEDTKLSASDDHHDRWASDLSSDCDLFGDDSWDAPPVKDYKEYKANNTVKLIVETEKIESRDRRKENKIKDKKLDHNDKRSEKEPTSKKKEKDSSEKICDKKKDLTEKQKLNSSHSVEKEKKRKESADTVKEKKEKDSMDSSRDRKDSYEFTKERKDLKIKQESIRDDYGNDAFKEIETVSKPCEIRERNHSGKEKERKGDGVEKREKTKADKHKEKPKDRSIEQDKEKPDKTATEKPLKEKDTDRGSKDKKEGAKDKHKDTHSKDKDRKMSSEQTKDKKEKASQDKHADRDKDVVEVKKEERKPEKVKPEKTWYKIADIFTDESEDEEDNYNGGVAKLSDSLGLSDSHRKDSTPDRDELDHFQTEKPRKYSAEAKHTTEKPKEKDHKKKDKTTFDMGKERKGSLEKHNKDKKEKDSVDVKHKERKDRMSVDSNQEKKNKQKLLDKREASEEKTKSKYKDKQDHVNDRKPSKGSGENEKSLLEKLEEEAMNDYKDDSNDKNSELSSDSFTDQGHEPVLSSYYDSSNISLPDITDERRDSLSISNPQDKFREKERHRHSSSSSSKKSHDKEKDKVKKEKGDKQDKIEEIRESYGRRESLPFEKEPMPLEADPYTFPFGSKGDKDDFDKTLEFEKEMSKKADKDKLSTVISDKIKDKKKKEKHKEKVKEEKHKYTDGFGSLKHSKEDIKSGLKESPQITNLKERSKEDCPKFDVKKERNRDSLDKDSRADHVKSKAKEENEKVIQSKDTARKDNRPRSKLLVDGDLRLTSFGQMLGLKDQEIEERHKKHKERMKQMEKLRHRSGDPKLRDKTKSTEEIKKNRNELSSKKSNSLESALKEKKLKDVCLPAQIMSPERKIQPIDTQNSKDWLAGHQMKENLPASPRQDLNRPTGAPTPTSVISCPSYEEIMQTPRTPSCSAEDYPDIMFDGLDCQNSSAMAMSMNACSPSFFDRYSNSSHTFQEGTCLTPAKNLQLPLVSRSASSDVRRPLEDEFKAEDGTFLQHILPDTSEFDLAASQPLEDKAASVERLECLSPPYFSPVRMLSPGLELAQPAPDGATTVMAGTETSEHLPESVYNNFLVKPSTPVHRPDPQEPCLDIAAPPTPAPAALPLLDIDDLSEPLQSEPSLVPSDPVSGSEFLPPVVEEKDEDEEEDYEEEEEEEEEEEEEVEEEDEEEGDLEVPTYADHHAAEETEQTRDVCSFSPPRVEEPLRKSWAESPDRRVTEVHQLTPPHPPPNLVENSSDHTISWNSEMLLKSPQRTYGEIEAAVSKITSPFSHSDSDLQHITAIPGHPSVTPPYASYRSYVPDTDFDEQKEAVEDIPISPARPEMTPMELEPNYLTTTSSSTRLECFFTDCKPNLEDNHQMDSELSCAVQDSRQNSHGFTSESHMPLAVSHEPVVPWTDPFSATVDELDDLGPFSLPDLPSLSLPTSLPDKEMPELDVRDAEPADHKHPPTQIRPPAIETIEDEELMEVDLPILAKPLCPPTVLPLNDSLQDLVVPSPKHNFQPEFESEPQNVPEINFVKPQVFENRDTYEETDESDGNMMFSAVDTNNTQHHRQMSLTESLSVVITPCMDSLTTVKPEQSGQISDSFVGPTCSPVPSVPLPVAVTISGTVHVSEALETTSKLTVTLTTLPTDLPKKVEEIPQRMTRNRAQMLAKQENTTTNTKKQSSRVVAESTTTTTIPDSVMPPSVPTPVTTSMAVTTTTTTPIPTPTFVPFVVLEKEKEAVTTISTTPTIIPAPLPPTVVVSKTKGRPVEEEESQTQHPRKRKFPKPQVQLVNTAMQQTREMIQQTLAVIVNAIKLDDIEPYHSDRSNPYFEYLQIRKKIEEKRKILCYITPQAPQCYAEYVTYTGSYLLDGKPLSKLHIPVIAPPPSLSEPLKELFRQQEAVRGKLRLQHSIEREKLIVSCEQEVLRVHCRAARTIANQAVPFSACTMLLDSEVYNMPTESQGDENKSVRDRFNARQFISWIQDVDDKYDRMKTCLLMRQQHEAAALNAVQRMEWQLKVQELDPAVHKSLCVNEVPSFYVPMVDVNDDFVLLPA is encoded by the exons aAAAGCAAGGTCCGGAACGGAAGCGCATTAAAAAGGAGCCCACCAACACCAGGAAGTCAGGCCTGCCGTTTGGGATGGGCATGCCAGGGATCCGGGCCGGGTACCCCCTCTCTGAGCGGCAGCAGGTGGCTCTTCTCATGCAGATGACGGCTGAAGAGTCAGTCAACAGTCCAG ACACAACACCAAAGCATCAGTCACAGTCAAGTCTGGGCCAGAAGGGAACGCCAAACTCTGCATCTAAAACCAAAGACAAAGTAAACAAGAGAAATGAGAGGGGCGAGACGAGGCTGCACCGGTCAGCCATCCGCGGAGAGGCACGCCGCATCAAGGAGCTCATCAGTGAGGGAGCTGACGTGAATGTAAAAGACTTTGCAG GCTGGACTGCATTGCATGAAGCGTGCAACCGAGGCTACTACGATGTGGCCAAGCAGCTGCTGGCAGCCGGTGCAGAGGTCAACACCAAGGGCCTGGATGATGACACCCCTCTCCATGACGCATCAAACAACGGGCACTTCAAG GTGGTAAAGTTGCTTTTAAGGTATGGAGGGGACCCTCGACaaagcaacagaaggggggaaaCCGCGTTGAAGGTTGCTAACTCCCCAACGATGCTCAATCTGTTGCTTGGAAAAGGCACTTATACCTCCAGTGAGGAGAGCTCGTCAG AATCCTCAGAGGAAGAAGATGCCCCATCGTTTGCCCCATCCAGTTCTGTTGAGGGCAATAACACAGACTCAGAGTTTGAGAAGGGCCTGAAGCTGATAGGGAAGAAAGAGCTGGATCAGCCCCTATCCACAACAACTACCCCCGTCAAGGACGAGTATGAGTTTGACGAGGATGATGAGGAAGAGCGCGTCCCTCCGGTGGACGACAAGCACTTGCTCAAGAAAGAGTTCCGCAAGGAGTCTCCCAGTATCACTAAGGCTAGTGGCTTAATTTCAATACCGAAGGGGGAGGTGGTCAAAACCTATTCCAAAAGCAACTCGCTCACACCAAAGAAGACTGTTAGACGGATTCTCTCTGACAGCTCAGACGAGGATGATGAGACGTTGTGTTTCACACCTATGCCCACACCACGGCAACCAGCGCCACCTACCAATACCAAGGCCCGGGACTCTGCTACACTGAGCTCGAAGCAGCAGAAAGAGAAAACTAAagtgaagaagaagaggaagaaggagacAAAAAATAATGTCAGTAAGGAGGTCAGATTTGGTAAAGTCAATGACAAATTCTGCACTTCTGACTCTGATTGTGGGGACATAGGGAGTGAGGATGATAAAGGCTCTATGAAGAGCTCGAACTGTATAAAGGACTCCACAATGAGCCTAAAAGAATCCTCTGCGTTCAGTACTCACTCtgcatcctcttcctcctcttctcatgGAAGCATGAGCTCTCAGAAACTGACACCCTCGCTGACGGAGCATAACCCAAAGCAGTGGAGGACAGACGGCTGGAAGACTGTGTCATCTCCTGTATGGTCAGATGTTAGCTCCCTCTCTGACTCTGTTAGAACAAGGCTTTCCAGTGAGTCGGACTACTCCTCTGCCGACTCGAGTGTCGAGTCAGTGAAACAGGTGAAAAAGAAAGCACAGGAAAACAGAAAGAAAAACAATGTGCACACCAATGCACTAGACAAAAAGAACTCTGACTTTCACAAGAACTCCAACACAGACAGTACGGTCTCCAAAATGGATAAAGATGGCAAAGTGTTGAAAAAGCATAAAGTAAAACACAAGCACAAAAACAAAGAGAAAGAAAAGGCTCCCAGTTTAGTGCTCAATCAAGACATGAACGAGAAATTTGTTAAAAGCTTCTCATTTGATTTTGATGATTCAAGGCAAAAGTCACTCCTTGTTGAGGCTGAGTCCCCAGCTGAAAGCAAGGTCAAGCTGTCTAAACATGAAAAAGAGCATTTGAAAAAGGAGGACAGGTTGTCGAAGGGCAAGTCTGAGGACAGAGACTGGTCTTCTGGAAAAGAAGTTCAAAGAACTGCTAAGGAGGAGAAATCCAAGAAAACAAAAGAGTCCACCAAGGAGAAGCCTAGCAAGGAGGAGAGGGAAAAGCCCTTGAAAACTGAAAAAGAAAAGAGCCTCAAGGAAAAAGAGAAGCCCAAGGAGGAGAAACAACAAAAGATTCataaagaggagaagaagaaaaagTCAAAGGACAAGTCATCTAAACCAGACAGGAAGAGCAGTGAGCAAAAAGAAGAAAAACATATTAAGGTGGATAAGGAGAAAAATGCCAGGGAGGAGAAGGAAAAATCGAAGAAAGAAAAGGTTCAAAAGGAAGAGCCTGATTATGAAGTCTATGATGTCAGTAACCGTTTCTTAAACCTGGAAGACACCAAGCTCAGTGCCTCAGACGACCACCATGACCGATGGGCATCAGACCTTTCCTCTGACTGCGACCTATTTGGAGATGACAGCTGGGATGCTCCTCCTGTGAAGGACTACAAAGAATATAAAGCAAACAACACTGTAAAGCTGATCGTTGAGACTGAAAAAATAGAGAGCAGAGACCGGAGGAAGGAAAACAAAATCAAAGACAAGAAATTAGATCATAATGACAAACGGTCAGAGAAAGAGCCTACCTCCAAGAAGAAAGAGAAAGACTCTTCAGAAAAGATTTGTGACAAGAAAAAGGATTTGACCGAAAAACAGAAACTCAACTCCAGCCACTCTGTAGAAAAGGAGAAGAAGCGAAAGGAATCTGCAGATACTGtcaaagagaagaaagagaaggaCTCCATGGACAGCAGTAGAGACCGAAAAGATTCCTATGAGTTCACTAAAGAAAGAAAGGACTTGAAAATCAAACAGGAGTCCATAAGAGACGATTATGGGAATGATGCCTTCAAAGAAATTGAAACTGTCAGCAAACCATGTGAAATTAGAGAGAGGAACCACTCtggaaaagagaaggagagaaagggagatggggtggaaaagagagaaaagactaAAGCTGACAAACACAAGGAAAAGCCTAAAGACCGATCCATAGAACAGGATAAGGAGAAGCCTGACAAGACAGCAACTGAGAAGCCTTTGAAGGAAAAAGACACAGATAGAGGCTCTAAAGACAAGAAGGAGGGAGCTAAAGacaaacacaaagacacacacagtaaAGACAAGGACAGGAAGATGTCTTCAGAACAAACTAAGGACAAGAAAGAAAAGGCTTCACAGGACAAGCATGCTGACAGGGATAAAGATGTCGTTGAGGtgaagaaggaggagagaaaacCTGAGAAAGTAAAACCTGAGAAAACATGGTACAAGATCGCAGACATTTTCACAGATGAAAGTGAGGATGAAGAAGACAATTACAACGGGGGTGTGGCCAAGTTAAGTGATTCCCTTGGGTTGTCAGATTCTCACAGGAAAGACTCCACACCTGACAGGGATGAGCTTGATCACTTCCAAACGGAAAAACCCAGAAAATATTCTGCTGAGGCCAAACACACAACAGAAAAACCGAAAGAAAAAGACCACAAGAAAAAAGACAAGACCACATTTGATatggggaaagagaggaagggcTCCTTAGAGAAACACAACAAAGATAAGAAAGAAAAGGATTCTGTTGATGTGAAACACAAGGAACGCAAAGACAGAATGTCTGTGGACTCAAACCAAGAGAAGAAAAACAAGCAGAAGCTGTTGGACAAGAGGGAAGCTAGTGAGGAAAAGACCAAGAGTAAATATAAAGACAAGCAAGATCATGTTAACGACAGAAAGCCCTCAAAGGGGAGTGGGGAAAATGAAAAGTCGCTCTTGGAGAAGCTGGAGGAAGAGGCCATGAATGACTACAAGGATGACTCCAATGACAAGAACAGTGAGTTATCCTCAGACAGCTTCACTGATCAGGGTCATGAGCCAGTGCTCAGCAGCTACTATGATTCCTCCAACATCAGCCTGCCAGACATTACTGATGAGAGACGAGACTCACTCTCCATATCTAATCCTCAAGAcaagttcagagagaaagagaggcaccggcattcatcttcatcatcctccaaAAAGAGTCATGACAAGGAGAAGGACAAAGTCAAGAAGGAAAAGGGGGATAAACAAGACAAGATAGAGGAAATAAGAGAATCCTATGGACGCAGAGAAAGTCTTCCCTTTGAGAAGGAGCCTATGCCATTAGAAGCGGACCCTTACACATTTCCATTTGGGTCTAAGGGTGATAAAGATGATTTTGATAAGACATTGGAGTTTGAAAAGGAGATGTCTAAAAAAGCTGACAAAGACAAATTGAGTACTGTCATCAGTGATAAGATCAAGGACAAAAAGAAAAAAGAGAAACATAAGGAGAAAGTCAAAGAGGAGAAACACAAGTACACAGATGGCTTTGGATCACTTAAACACTCCAAGGAGGATATCAAATCTGGATTGAAAGAGAGTCCTCAAATTACCAATTTGAAGGAAAGATCAAAGGAAGACTGTCCCAAATTTGATGTGAAAAAAGAAAGAAACCGAGACTCCTTGGACAAAGACAGTAGGGCAGACCATGTTAAGTCCAAGGCTAAGGAAGAAAATGAAAAAGTAATTCAATCAAAAGACACAGCTCGCAAAGACAACCGCCCACGTTCAAAGCTTCTGGTTGATGGAGATCTCAGACTAACCAGCTTTGGGCAAATGTTAGGTTTAAAAGACCAGGAGATTGAAGAACGCCATAAGAAGCATAAGGAGAGGATGAAGCAGATGGAGAAACTAAGACACAGATCAGGGGATCCCAAACTTAGGGATAAAACGAAGTCCACTGAGGAAATAAAGAAAAATCGCAATGAACTATCATCAAAAAAATCAAATAGTTTAGAATCTGCATTGAAAGAGAAGAAGCTCAAAGATGTTTGTCTCCCAGCCCAAATTATGTCCCCGGAAAGAAAGATACAACCCATTGACACTCAAAATTCAAAGGACTGGCTTGCAGGCCATCAGATGAAGGAAAATCTCCCTGCCTCACCTAGGCAAGATCTGAATAGGCCAACGGGTGCTCCCACCCCCACATCTGTAATCTCTTGTCCCAGCTATGAGGAAATCATGCAGACGCCACGGACTCCATCCTGCAGTGCAGAGGACTACCCTGATATAATGTTTGATGGGTTAGATTGTCAGAACTCATCAGCCATGGCCATGTCTATGAATGCCTGCTCCCCATCCTTCTTTGACAGGTACTCCAACTCATCACACACCTTCCAAGAGGGGACTTGTTTAACTCCGGCTAAGAATCTCCAGTTGCCCCTTGTCAGTCGATCGGCTTCATCTGATGTTAGAAGACCCCTGGAAGATGAGTTCAAAGCTGAAGATGGCACGTTTCTGCAACACATTTTGCCTGACACCTCGGAGTTTGACTTGGCAGCCTCCCAGCCTCTAGAAGACAAGGCAGCATCAGTGGAGAGACTTGAATGCCTGTCTCCTCCTTACTTCTCACCTGTTAGAATGCTGTCTCCCGGGCTGGAACTTGCCCAGCCTGCACCAGACGGGGCCACCACAGTAATGGCTGGCACAGAGACCAGTGAACACCTGCCTGAGAGTGTCTACAATAACTTCCTGGTGAAGCCCTCAACGCCAGTCCACAGACCTGACccccaggagccgtgtctggacATTGCTGCTCCACCCACCCCTGCACCTGCTGCTCTTCCTCTCCTGGATATTGATGACCTTTCTGAGCCTCTTCAAAGTGAGCCCAGTCTTGTTCCCTCTGACCCAGTCAGTGGCAGTGAGTTTCTGCCCCCTGTCGTTGAGGAAAAGGATGAGGACGAAGAAGAGGACtacgaagaagaggaggaggaggaggaggaggaagaagaagaagtggaggaggaggacgaggaggaaggGGATCTTGAAGTACCAACATATGCTGATCATCATGCTGCTGAGGAGACTGAGCAGACAAGGGACGTCTGCTCATTCTCTCCTCCAAGGGTTGAAGAGCCTTTGAGGAAGAGCTGGGCTGAATCTCCAGACAGAAGAGTTACAGAGGTGCATCAGTTGACTCCCCCACATCCACCACCCAACTTGGTGGAGAACTCCAGTGATCATACCATCAGCTGGAACTCTGAAATGCTCTTGAAATCTCCTCAAAGGACTTATGGGGAAATAGAGGCAGCTGTCTCCAAGATAACCAGCCCCTTCTCTCATTCAGACAGTGATTTGCAGCACATTACTGCCATACCTGGCCATCCATCAGTGACCCCTCCATATGCTTCTTACAGGTCCTATGTACCTGATACTGACTTTGACGAGCAAAAAGAGGCTGTGGAGGACATTCCAATTTCTCCAGCAAGACCTGAAATGACACCCATGGAATTGGAACCAAACTACTTGACAACCACCTCATCCTCCACAAGGTTAGAGTGTTTCTTCACAGACTGCAAGCCAAACTTGGAGGATAATCACCAGATGGACTCAGAGCTTTCTTGTGCAGTACAAGACAGCAGACAAAACTCCCATGGCTTTACTTCTGAGAGCCATATGCCTCTAGCAGTAAGCCACGAGCCAGTGGTGCCCTGGACAGACCCATTCTCAGCTACAGTGGATGAACTGGATGATCTTGGCCCTTTCTCTCTACCTGacctcccttccctctccctcccgaCCTCCCTACCAGACAAGGAGATGCCAGAGCTTGACGTCAGAGATGCAGAGCCAGCCGACCACAAGCATCCACCTACTCAAATAAGGCCTCCTGCTATTGAAACAATAGAGGACGAAGAGCTTATGGAGGTTGACCTGCCTATCCTGGCCAAACCCCTATGCCCTCCCACGGTCCTACCACTCAATGATTCTTTGCAGGATTTGGTTGTGCCCTCACCAAAACACAATTTCCAACCAGAATTTGAGTCAGAGCCTCAGAATGTCCCTGAAATTAACTTTGTGAAACCACAGGTCTTCGAAAACAGAGACACATATGAAGAGACTGATGAGAGCGATGGAAACATGATGTTCTCAGCTGTTGATACAAACAATACTCAGCATCACAGGCAGATGTCACTGACAGAGTCTTTATCAGTTGTAATTACTCCATGTATGGACTCCTTGACAACTGTTAAACCAGAACAAAGTGGGCAGATATCAGATTCCTTTGTTGGGCCAACTTGCAGTCCAGTCCCCTCAGTTCCTCTGCCAGTTGCTGTCACAATTTCTGGCACAGTCCATGTTTCGGAGGCTCTTGAGACAACATCTAAGCTCACGGTCACTCTGACAACATTGCCAACTGACCTTCCCAAGAAGGTGGAGGAGATCCCACAGAGGATGACTAGAAATAGGGCCCAGATGCTGGCAAAACAGGAgaataccaccaccaacacaaaaaagcagagtagtagagtagtagcagAGAGTACGACCACCACCACTATACCTGATAGCGTGATGCCTCCATCTGTCCCTACCCCTGTCACCACGAGCATGGCtgtaaccacaaccacaaccaccccTATCCCCACCCCCACCTTTGTCCCCTTTGTTGTTCTGGAGAAAGAAAAGGAGGCTGTCACCACCATCTCCACCACACCAACCATTATCCCGGCTCCCCTGCCTCCTACTGTAGTGGTCAGCAAAACTAAAGGTCGGCCGGTGGAGGAAGAGGAATCCCAGACGCAGCATCCACGCAAGAGGAAGTTCCCGAAACCGCAGGTTCAGCTGGTCAACACAGCCATGCAGCAGACCAGGGAGATGATTCAACAGACGCTGGCTGTCATTGTCAACGCCATCAAACTGGATGACATAGAACCCTACCACAGTGACCGCTCCAACCCTTACTTCGAATACCTGCAGATACGGAAAAAAATTGAGGAGAAGAGAAAGATATTGTGCTACATCACACCACAGGCCCCTCAGTGCTACGCTGAGTATGTGACCTACACAGGCTCCTACCTGCTGGATGGCAAGCCTCTCAGCAAGCTGCACATCCCAGTG ATTGCTCCACCTCCATCGTTATCGGAGCCCCTGAAGGAGCTCTTCAGACAGCAGGAGGCAGTGAGGGGGAAGCTGAGACTGCAGCACAGCATAGAGAGG GAAAAGCTTATTGTCTCGTGTGAGCAAGAAGTACTGCGGGTCCATTGCAGAGCGGCAAGGACGATAGCCAATCAGGCCGTCCCATTCAGTGCCTGCACTATGTTACTGGACTCTGAGGTGTACAACATGCCAACAGAGAGTCAG GGTGATGAGAACAAGTCAGTGAGAGATCGCTTCAACGCCCGCCAGTTCATTTCCTGGATCCAGGATGTGGATGACAAATATGACCGCATGAAG ACGTGTCTGTTAATGCGGCAGCAGCATGAGGCAGCTGCCCTGAACGCAGTGCAGAGGATGGAGTGGCAACTGAAAGTGCAGGAGCTGGACCCTGCTGTACACAAGTCTCTGTGCGTCAACGAGGTCCCCTCCTTCTACGTGCCAATGGTTGACGTCAACGATGACTTTGTGCTGTTGCCCGCGTGA